DNA from Chloroflexota bacterium:
GAATCGGACGATCTTTCCAGATCACGAATCTTTTTCCTAATTTGACCGTTCTGGAAAATATCCGACTGGCTTGTCAGGCTTTGGGGCATGACAATTTCCGTATGTTGCGCTCACACAAGCACTTCCCCAAATACGAACAGCGCGCCCGCGAAGTAGCCGCGCTGGTAGGTCTGGAATCCGATATAGCTACCCTGGCACGCGCCCTCCCCCACGGCGGACAGCGCAAGCTTGAACTGGGCATCATTCTGGCTGCCGACCCCGAAGTGCTGCTGCTCGATGAGCCTACAGCAGGCATGGCCGCCGAACAAGTCCCGGAACTAATCCAGCTCATTCGGGATATTCAAACTTCCGGCAAGAAAACCGTGATGCTGGTTGAGCATAATATGAATGTAGTGATGAGCATTTCCGACACCATCACCGTAATGCACATGGGACAAATTTTGGCCGATGGCACACCCGCCGAGATCGCGGCCAACGAAGTTGTACAGAGCGCCTATCTGGGCCAACTCTATGGCGATATGCAAACTGGCGGAGAGGACACAGCACATGGAAACTAATTCTCTTCTCCACGTAAACAACATCCATACCTTTATCGGTCAATTTCACATTTTAGAGGGCGTGAGCATTCATGTTCCAAAAGGGACAATTGTCGCGCTGCTTGGGCGCAATGGAGCCGGAAAAACTACCACGCTCAAATCCATTTTGGGGCTAACGCCCCCGCGTCAGGGAAAAATTATTTTTGACGGGCAGGAACTTCAGGGGCAACGCAGTTTTGAAATCGCAGCCCTGGGAATTGGCTACGTCCCTGAACATCGCGCCATTTTCCGCGACCTGAGCGTGGGCGAAAACCTAAAAATCGCCGAGCGTCAAAAAGGCGATCTGGCGAGAAAAGAAGGCTTTATTTTTGATTTATTCCCCGATCTCAAACGCCTGATTCATTTACAAGGCGATCACCTTTCGGGCGGGCAGCAGCAAATGCTGGCGATCGCCCGTGCGTTGGTTCCCGATAATAAATTACTCCTGATCGATGAGCCAACTGAAGGGCTGGCTCCAGTACTGATTGAGCAAATGATGGATGCTATCCGGCAGCTCTCGGCAGAAACGACCATTTTATTAGTGGAGCAAAACTTCATTGTTGCCAGCCAGCTTGCCGAAGGTTACATCATCATTGAAGAAGGCCAATCGGTTCAGGCGGGCAAAATGGCCGATCTGGTGAACGACCCCGCAACCATCCGTCGCTACCTCGAGGCCGCCTAAAGGAGAAGGATACCTATGACAACAATACTGCAATCCTTCCGAAAAAACCGTACACTTTGGATCACACTGCTCGCGCTCAGCGTTATTTTTATTCTGGGAGTGCGCGGCTTAGTCGACCCTGCTGCTGAAGGCGGCGAACGTTATAAAAATGTAGTCATCACGATCTTGCGCGGTTTTTCCACTGGCTCTATTATTTTCCTGGTCGCGTCGGGATTTTCAATTATCTTCGGTTTGATGAACGTGCTCAATATGGCCCACGGCGCATTGTTTATGATCGGCGCCTATGTGGGTTGGACAATGGCTGTACGCCCCGATACGGTTGTGGATGCGTTCACGCCATTGGTTTTGATCGCAGCCGGATTTACTTTGCTGCCTGTTTGGGATTGGCTGCTGAAGAAGGTTAAACTCCCCAAAATAGTCAGGAGTATCTGGCCGTGGGCAGGGCTGATTCTGGCAGTCGTCGTGCTGGGGTTTGCCATCCCGAAATACCCCATCACCAGTTGGAATGTCGGTTCCTACGAAATCAGCCCGACGAATTTTGCATTTGCTGCCAGCCAGGGCCAACTCATTCTTCCCGAAGCGGAACAATTCATTGAGATTTCACCCGCTATTGGGCTGGGCGCTCTCATTCTGGGCGGCATTTTAGCAGGCATTACGGTTGCCGGTTTTGCAATCAACCGCCGCCCGGCTACAGCAGGACCATCCGGAAAAGAGAACTCACTGCCCATAAAAGGTTTGGTTTTCTTCGGCGGGTTAATTCTGCTGGGGTTGCTCGTTCACTACTTCAATACGCCGATTTCGGCTTTCTTGCTTGCCATTGATTCAACCTGGCTCTTTATTTTGGCTGTGCTGGTTGCCGTAACCACAGGCGCACTCTTGGGAGCATTGATCGAATCAACTCTGGTGAGACCACTCTATGAAACGCATATTTATGTGCTCATGCTTTCCCTGGGAGTGAGTTCAATCATCATTGAAGCAGTACGCACGATCTGGGGAGCGCCAGAATTCACCATGCCGCGCCCTTCTATTTTCAACGGCACCGGCGATGGCTGCCCGGCTGAAAGTATCGGCGCGATATTCCAAAACAAGTGCTCTACCATTTTTGTACTGGGTGGGCGCGTACGCACCTACAACGAGCTTTTCATCCCTATTCTTGGGATCATTGTGCTAATTGCGGTGTGGATTTTATTACAGCGTACCCGCCTGGGCATGATTGTTCGAGCAGGCGTGCAAGATAGCGAAATGGTCCGGGCGCTGGGCATCAATGTGGAACGCATCTTCACGATTGTATTCGCCCTCGGGGTTGGGCTGGCAGCCCTGGGTGGAGTCGTCGGCGCGCCCTCTACGGGGTTGACAACTACCCTCGGGGACAGCTTGCTGATCAACTTGTTGGTCGCGCTCGCCATCGGCGGCCTGACCAGCTACCCGGGGGCAGCCGCCGGAGCGTTAATCGTCGGCTTGCTGCAACAATTCATTATCAAATACGGCCAAATTGGCATCAATATTCCCTTTATGGACGAACCTTTCAAACCCACACCGCCCCTTGTCCCCGCGATGACCGTACTCCTGATGGTCGTAATTCTATTGGTCTTGCCCAATGGGCTGTTTGGACGCAAGGAGTAAGCCATGACATCGACAACTTCTCCCCGCCCTAGTGGCCTGACACAATTTATCAAGAGCAACCGCGGCATCCTGATTAGCATTGTTGGCCTGATATTGCTGCCCTTTATACTGACCCTGGTCGACGGACAGTCGATCAGCAGTATGCTAGCAAATGAATCTGGACAATCCAAGTTTTATCAGGGTTTGGCGATCGAGATTTTTATTCTGGCAATTTACGCCCTGAGTTACGATTTGCTCTTCGGGATTACTGGCTTACTCTCGTTTGGGCACGCCATGTTTTATGGCGTTGGCGCTTACCTGACCGGCATTATGCTGAAGAGTTTTGGCTGGGGTTTGCTGCCGATTATCGGTTTGGTAACTGTCGCTGGGGTGGTAATGGCGCTGATTTTCAGCATTGTGCTGCCGCGTGTCAAAGGGATTACCTTTGCTCTGGTGACATTGGGAATTGCCCAAGTATTCTATATTGTGATCCAGTCGCGCGAGTTGGTTGATTTTGCTGGTGCAGAAATTGGT
Protein-coding regions in this window:
- a CDS encoding ABC transporter ATP-binding protein, with the protein product MEDNFILETQNLRKEFGALIAVDDVNIRVRPNTTHSIIGPNGAGKTTFFNLLSGNLAPTSGKVFFKGNEITHQPLHRTAHLGIGRSFQITNLFPNLTVLENIRLACQALGHDNFRMLRSHKHFPKYEQRAREVAALVGLESDIATLARALPHGGQRKLELGIILAADPEVLLLDEPTAGMAAEQVPELIQLIRDIQTSGKKTVMLVEHNMNVVMSISDTITVMHMGQILADGTPAEIAANEVVQSAYLGQLYGDMQTGGEDTAHGN
- a CDS encoding ABC transporter ATP-binding protein, with protein sequence METNSLLHVNNIHTFIGQFHILEGVSIHVPKGTIVALLGRNGAGKTTTLKSILGLTPPRQGKIIFDGQELQGQRSFEIAALGIGYVPEHRAIFRDLSVGENLKIAERQKGDLARKEGFIFDLFPDLKRLIHLQGDHLSGGQQQMLAIARALVPDNKLLLIDEPTEGLAPVLIEQMMDAIRQLSAETTILLVEQNFIVASQLAEGYIIIEEGQSVQAGKMADLVNDPATIRRYLEAA
- a CDS encoding branched-chain amino acid ABC transporter permease, translated to MTTILQSFRKNRTLWITLLALSVIFILGVRGLVDPAAEGGERYKNVVITILRGFSTGSIIFLVASGFSIIFGLMNVLNMAHGALFMIGAYVGWTMAVRPDTVVDAFTPLVLIAAGFTLLPVWDWLLKKVKLPKIVRSIWPWAGLILAVVVLGFAIPKYPITSWNVGSYEISPTNFAFAASQGQLILPEAEQFIEISPAIGLGALILGGILAGITVAGFAINRRPATAGPSGKENSLPIKGLVFFGGLILLGLLVHYFNTPISAFLLAIDSTWLFILAVLVAVTTGALLGALIESTLVRPLYETHIYVLMLSLGVSSIIIEAVRTIWGAPEFTMPRPSIFNGTGDGCPAESIGAIFQNKCSTIFVLGGRVRTYNELFIPILGIIVLIAVWILLQRTRLGMIVRAGVQDSEMVRALGINVERIFTIVFALGVGLAALGGVVGAPSTGLTTTLGDSLLINLLVALAIGGLTSYPGAAAGALIVGLLQQFIIKYGQIGINIPFMDEPFKPTPPLVPAMTVLLMVVILLVLPNGLFGRKE